From Arcobacter sp. CECT 8983, the proteins below share one genomic window:
- a CDS encoding DNA translocase FtsK, whose amino-acid sequence MGQIGSVFANFSHANFGFLSYGYLLLLFIPLYIINFKENFDWNDFSIKTVSIFLLLITLLTFQSLILEGKLSGEIGNYIVDSMMPFIGVAGLWIFVIIGFVISFLILFEDMSFNINMERITPSFKKVDTSSKPKRISSRKKEKRQRTQAPVKEEKTSIEEEEEIPQIVIEDSAESITDIKVDDLNIISLDQEELNDENVKEINISSAEEEISDIDIEQDSAYHGIIVDELEENKKLLEDIELGKMEKPKDFELPPTKFFQNAPKDKKSKVSEAVIDQKIEDLLEKLLMFKIEGDVVRTYTGPVVTTFEFKPAPNVKVSKILNLQDDLAMALKAQTIRIQAPIPGKDVVGIEVPNEDMQTIYIRELLESEIFQNSKSPLTMVLGKDIVGKPFVTDLKKLPHLLIAGTTGSGKSVGINSMILSLLYKNSPDNLRLVMIDPKMLEFSMYNDIPHLLTPVITKPTDAINALSNMVAEMERRYTLMSKTKTKNIENYNEKAKKEGYDKIPYIVVVIDELADLMMTSGKDVEHSIARLAQMARASGIHLIVATQRPSVDVVTGLIKANLPSRLSYKVGQKVDSKIILDSLGAESLLGRGDMLFTPPGTSNIVRIHAPWSKEDEIEAVVDFLKYQREVEYDMNFVKDRNTSDIAGATGVELGELDELYEDAKLVVLNDKKTSISYIQRKLRIGYNRAATIVEQLEQTGVLSEANAKGNREILI is encoded by the coding sequence GTGGGGCAGATAGGCTCTGTATTTGCTAATTTTTCTCACGCAAATTTTGGATTTTTATCATATGGATATTTATTACTATTATTTATACCTCTTTATATTATAAATTTTAAAGAAAATTTTGATTGGAACGATTTTTCAATAAAAACTGTTTCAATTTTTTTATTATTGATTACTCTTTTAACTTTCCAATCTTTAATTTTAGAAGGAAAATTAAGTGGTGAAATAGGTAATTATATTGTGGATTCAATGATGCCTTTTATCGGAGTTGCAGGGCTTTGGATATTTGTTATTATAGGTTTTGTAATATCTTTTTTAATTCTTTTTGAAGATATGAGTTTCAATATTAATATGGAAAGAATCACTCCCAGTTTTAAAAAAGTAGATACTTCATCTAAACCTAAAAGAATTTCTAGTAGAAAAAAAGAGAAAAGACAAAGAACTCAAGCTCCTGTAAAAGAAGAAAAAACTTCTATTGAAGAAGAGGAAGAAATCCCTCAAATTGTAATTGAGGATAGTGCAGAGAGTATTACAGATATTAAAGTTGATGACTTAAATATAATTTCTTTAGATCAAGAAGAATTAAATGATGAAAATGTAAAAGAGATAAATATCTCTTCGGCTGAAGAAGAGATTTCTGATATTGATATAGAACAAGACAGTGCTTATCATGGAATTATTGTTGATGAATTAGAAGAAAATAAAAAACTTTTAGAAGATATTGAATTAGGGAAAATGGAAAAACCAAAGGATTTTGAACTTCCTCCAACTAAGTTTTTCCAAAATGCTCCAAAAGATAAGAAATCAAAAGTTTCAGAAGCAGTAATTGATCAAAAAATTGAAGATTTATTAGAAAAACTTTTAATGTTTAAAATTGAAGGTGATGTAGTTAGAACTTATACAGGACCAGTAGTTACTACTTTTGAGTTTAAACCAGCTCCAAATGTAAAAGTTTCAAAGATATTAAATCTTCAAGATGATTTAGCAATGGCTTTAAAGGCTCAAACAATTAGAATTCAAGCTCCAATACCTGGAAAAGATGTTGTTGGGATTGAAGTTCCAAATGAAGATATGCAAACAATTTATATAAGAGAACTTCTAGAAAGTGAAATTTTCCAAAATTCTAAATCACCTTTAACAATGGTTTTAGGTAAAGATATTGTTGGAAAACCTTTTGTAACAGATTTAAAGAAATTACCACATTTACTTATAGCAGGTACTACTGGTTCAGGTAAATCTGTAGGTATTAATTCAATGATATTATCTCTTTTATATAAGAATTCTCCAGATAATCTTAGACTTGTAATGATAGATCCAAAAATGCTTGAGTTTTCAATGTATAATGATATTCCTCATCTTTTAACTCCTGTTATCACAAAGCCAACGGATGCAATCAATGCTTTATCAAATATGGTTGCAGAAATGGAAAGAAGATATACATTAATGTCAAAAACAAAGACTAAAAATATTGAAAACTATAATGAAAAAGCAAAAAAAGAAGGATATGATAAAATCCCTTATATTGTTGTTGTTATTGATGAGTTAGCTGATTTAATGATGACAAGTGGAAAAGATGTAGAACACTCTATTGCTAGACTTGCACAAATGGCAAGAGCTAGTGGTATTCACTTAATTGTAGCAACACAAAGACCTTCTGTTGATGTTGTTACAGGGCTTATTAAAGCAAACTTACCAAGTAGATTATCATATAAAGTAGGTCAAAAGGTTGACTCAAAAATTATTTTAGATTCTTTAGGTGCTGAATCTCTTCTTGGAAGAGGGGATATGTTATTTACACCTCCTGGTACTTCAAATATTGTAAGAATTCATGCTCCTTGGTCAAAAGAAGATGAAATTGAAGCAGTAGTTGATTTCTTAAAGTATCAAAGAGAAGTTGAATATGATATGAACTTTGTAAAAGATAGAAATACATCAGATATTGCAGGTGCAACTGGTGTTGAACTTGGAGAATTAGATGAACTTTATGAAGATGCAAAATTAGTTGTGTTAAATGATAAGAAAACATCTATATCATATATTCAAAGAAAACTAAGAATAGGGTACAATAGAGCAGCTACAATTGTAGAACAATTAGAGCAAACAGGCGTTTTAAGTGAAGCAAATGCCAAAGGTAACAGAGAAATATTAATTTAA
- the hpf gene encoding ribosome hibernation-promoting factor, HPF/YfiA family, which produces MNTSIVGRHIELTEPIKDYVNSSIEIFKKYNLDIISVNAIIAQEEKNGRKAFTFEFTLNIAHLDTVVVKQKDKDLYAAVDIAVDRVSKVLRRHHDKITGHKATKLTEVVSQEIEDNIANELDKLDSEIFPVRLASYKPVDIEEALTELKESDALFKVFYDKDDNMRVLYKSKDEGKFGLY; this is translated from the coding sequence ATGAATACAAGTATTGTAGGAAGACACATAGAATTAACAGAGCCAATTAAAGATTACGTTAATAGCTCAATCGAAATTTTCAAAAAATATAATTTAGATATTATATCTGTTAATGCAATTATTGCACAAGAAGAAAAAAATGGTAGAAAAGCTTTTACTTTTGAATTCACTTTAAATATTGCACATTTAGATACTGTAGTTGTTAAACAAAAAGATAAAGATTTATATGCAGCTGTTGATATTGCTGTAGATAGAGTATCAAAAGTTTTAAGAAGACATCATGATAAAATTACTGGTCATAAAGCAACTAAGCTTACAGAAGTAGTTTCTCAAGAGATTGAAGATAATATTGCTAATGAATTAGATAAATTAGATTCTGAAATCTTCCCTGTTAGACTTGCATCTTATAAGCCAGTAGATATTGAAGAAGCATTAACTGAATTAAAAGAATCAGATGCATTATTCAAAGTATTCTATGATAAAGATGATAATATGAGAGTATTATACAAATCAAAAGACGAAGGTAAATTTGGATTATATTAA
- the der gene encoding ribosome biogenesis GTPase Der yields MDKTLKKIALVGQPNVGKSSLFNRIAKQRIAIVSDMAGTTRDIRRHEVEILEKDALMLDTGGIDETNDAIFSNVKRKAIECAKEADIILFMVDGKRLPDEKDKELFYELQDLGKQLALVVNKIDNDKEKERLWNFYEFGIDDDNLFGISVSHNRGTKSLFEWIAARLPTRKIEPELIINSEIENEDLSLEEFLDPVEDINETAQLDDGEVKVAIIGRVNVGKSSILNALVGEERSVVSPIAGTTIDPVDESFDYKDKHITFVDTAGLRRRGKIEGIEKYALNRTTQMLEKANLALLVLDASTELVDLDEKIAGLVDTYGLGTIIVLNKWDENMDTFKKLEDKIRSKFKFLYYAPIIAVSAKTGRSIDRLKDKIIEIYENYAQRIPTSVLNKIIEEAVIRHALPSPNGAYLRIYYTTQYEVKPPRVALIMNKPRLLHFSYKRYLINFLRKNINFEGTPIHIIARGKGQRDIDEDEVEDF; encoded by the coding sequence ATGGACAAAACACTTAAAAAGATTGCTTTAGTTGGTCAACCAAACGTAGGTAAATCATCACTATTTAATAGAATTGCAAAACAAAGAATAGCAATTGTTTCTGATATGGCTGGTACTACAAGGGATATTAGAAGACATGAAGTAGAAATCTTAGAAAAAGATGCTTTAATGCTTGATACTGGTGGAATTGACGAAACTAATGATGCAATTTTTAGTAACGTTAAAAGAAAAGCCATAGAGTGTGCAAAAGAGGCTGATATAATACTTTTTATGGTAGATGGTAAAAGATTACCTGATGAAAAGGATAAAGAACTATTTTATGAGCTTCAAGACTTAGGAAAACAACTTGCATTAGTTGTAAATAAGATTGATAATGATAAAGAAAAAGAAAGATTATGGAATTTCTATGAATTTGGAATAGATGATGATAATCTTTTTGGAATTTCTGTTTCTCATAATAGGGGAACTAAAAGTTTATTTGAGTGGATAGCTGCAAGGCTTCCTACAAGAAAAATTGAACCAGAACTTATTATTAATAGTGAAATAGAGAATGAAGATCTTTCTTTAGAAGAGTTTTTAGATCCAGTTGAAGATATTAATGAAACAGCACAATTAGATGATGGTGAAGTTAAAGTTGCTATTATTGGAAGAGTAAATGTAGGAAAATCTTCAATTTTAAATGCACTTGTAGGAGAAGAAAGATCTGTAGTTTCACCTATTGCAGGTACTACAATAGATCCAGTTGATGAATCTTTTGATTATAAAGACAAGCATATTACTTTTGTTGATACAGCAGGTTTAAGAAGAAGAGGGAAAATTGAAGGTATAGAAAAATATGCTTTAAATAGAACTACTCAAATGTTAGAAAAAGCTAATTTAGCTCTTTTAGTTTTAGATGCTTCTACTGAATTAGTTGATTTAGATGAAAAAATTGCTGGATTAGTTGATACTTATGGTTTAGGAACAATTATTGTTTTAAATAAATGGGATGAAAATATGGATACCTTTAAAAAGCTTGAAGATAAAATTCGTTCAAAATTCAAGTTTTTATATTATGCTCCTATTATTGCAGTTTCAGCTAAGACAGGAAGAAGTATAGATAGACTAAAAGATAAAATTATAGAAATTTATGAAAATTATGCACAAAGAATTCCAACATCAGTATTAAATAAAATAATTGAAGAAGCAGTAATTAGACATGCTTTACCAAGTCCAAATGGTGCATATTTAAGAATATATTATACAACTCAATACGAGGTGAAGCCTCCAAGAGTTGCACTTATAATGAACAAACCACGACTACTACATTTTTCATATAAAAGATACTTAATTAATTTTTTAAGAAAAAATATTAACTTTGAAGGAACTCCTATTCATATTATTGCAAGAGGAAAAGGTCAAAGAGATATAGATGAGGATGAAGTAGAAGATTTCTAA